The following coding sequences are from one Arthrobacter sp. 24S4-2 window:
- the ctaD gene encoding cytochrome c oxidase subunit I yields the protein MTPSASTATVPLPVVPKSKGRIVVSWITTTDHKTIGYMYLISSFTFFCFGGVMALLIRAELFEPGMQLLQTKEQYNQLFTMHGTVMLLMFATPLFAGFANVMMPLQIGAPDVAFPRLNALAFWFFLFGSLIAVSGFLTPQGAASFGWTAYAPLSDTTFTPGIGGDLWVFGLALSGFGTILGAVNFITTIICMRAPGLTMWRMPIFTWNTLVTGILILMAFPPLAAALFALGADRKFGAHIFDPANGGPILWQHLFWFFGHPEVYIIALPFFGIVSEIFPVFSRKPIFGYKGIVYATISIAALSVTVWAHHMYVTGSVLLPFFAFMTMLIAVPTGVKFFNWIGTMWGGSLTFETPMLWSLGFLVTFLFGGLTGIILSSPPLNFHVSDTYFVVAHFHYTVFGTVVFAMFAGFYFWWPKWTGKMLNERLGKVHFWMLFLGFHGTFLIQHWLGVDGMPRRYADYMPQDNFTWMNQFSTFSSFLLGASLIPFFWNVYITWRSNEKVGVDDPWGFGASLEWATSCPPPRHNFTSLPRIRSERPALDLHHPELRRQDYEPDRIPAPAAPAAREIGGRDVHSTNTED from the coding sequence ATGACCCCAAGCGCCAGCACGGCCACGGTCCCTCTCCCCGTGGTTCCCAAATCCAAGGGCCGGATTGTCGTGAGCTGGATCACGACCACCGACCACAAGACCATCGGGTACATGTACCTGATTTCTTCCTTCACGTTCTTCTGCTTCGGCGGCGTGATGGCCCTGCTGATCCGGGCCGAACTCTTCGAACCCGGCATGCAGCTCCTGCAGACCAAGGAACAGTACAACCAGCTCTTCACCATGCACGGCACCGTGATGCTCCTGATGTTCGCGACCCCGCTGTTCGCCGGATTCGCCAACGTCATGATGCCGCTGCAGATCGGCGCCCCCGACGTCGCCTTTCCGCGGCTGAACGCCCTGGCTTTCTGGTTCTTCCTCTTCGGTTCCCTCATCGCCGTCTCCGGGTTCCTCACCCCCCAGGGCGCAGCATCATTCGGCTGGACTGCCTACGCGCCGCTGTCGGACACCACCTTCACCCCGGGAATCGGCGGAGACCTGTGGGTCTTCGGCCTGGCCCTGTCCGGTTTCGGCACGATCTTGGGTGCGGTGAACTTCATCACCACCATCATCTGCATGCGTGCCCCCGGCCTGACCATGTGGCGGATGCCGATCTTCACCTGGAACACCCTGGTCACCGGCATCCTCATCCTGATGGCGTTCCCGCCCCTGGCCGCGGCCCTGTTCGCCCTCGGCGCCGACCGCAAGTTCGGTGCCCACATCTTCGACCCGGCAAACGGCGGCCCGATCCTCTGGCAGCACCTGTTCTGGTTCTTCGGCCACCCCGAGGTGTACATCATCGCGCTGCCGTTCTTCGGCATCGTCTCCGAGATCTTCCCGGTCTTCAGCCGCAAACCCATCTTCGGGTACAAGGGCATCGTCTACGCGACCATCTCCATCGCCGCGCTCTCGGTCACCGTGTGGGCGCACCACATGTACGTCACCGGCTCGGTGCTGCTGCCGTTCTTCGCCTTCATGACAATGCTGATCGCCGTCCCCACCGGTGTGAAGTTCTTCAACTGGATCGGCACCATGTGGGGCGGCTCCCTCACCTTCGAAACACCCATGCTCTGGAGCCTGGGCTTCCTGGTCACCTTCCTCTTCGGGGGACTGACCGGCATCATCCTGTCTTCCCCGCCGCTGAACTTCCACGTCTCCGACACCTACTTCGTGGTGGCACACTTCCACTACACCGTCTTCGGCACCGTCGTTTTCGCCATGTTCGCCGGGTTCTACTTCTGGTGGCCGAAATGGACGGGCAAGATGCTCAACGAGCGCCTGGGCAAGGTCCACTTCTGGATGCTCTTCCTTGGCTTCCACGGCACCTTCCTCATCCAGCACTGGCTCGGCGTCGACGGCATGCCCCGCCGGTACGCGGACTACATGCCCCAGGACAACTTCACCTGGATGAACCAGTTCTCCACCTTCTCGTCCTTCCTTCTGGGCGCCTCTTTGATCCCGTTCTTCTGGAACGTCTACATCACTTGGCGCAGCAACGAAAAGGTTGGGGTGGATGACCCGTGGGGCTTCGGGGCCTCCCTGGAATGGGCAACGTCCTGCCCGCCGCCGCGCCACAACTTCACCTCGCTGCCCCGCATCCGTTCCGAACGCCCGGCCCTTGACCTGCACCATCCCGAACTCCGCCGCCAAGACTACGAACCGGACCGCATACCGGCCCCGGCCGCCCCGGCCGCCAGGGAGATCGGAGGACGGGATGTCCACTCCACCAACACCGAGGACTGA
- a CDS encoding SulP family inorganic anion transporter, protein MKALTAARALLPGRRDYADLPRTWKGDLIAGVTVGIVALPLALAFGVSSGAGAASGLITAVIAGIVAAVFGGSNIQVSGPTGAMVVVLGPVIATHGAGALAAVAVLAGVIVVAAGVLKLGRVVTLLPWPVIEGFTLGIAMIIFLQQVPAAFGVKAGPSSNAAASAVQGLVTASPAALLAPLALVALVAVIMIAAPRIHAQIPGSLIAIIIASIAAQVLDLPVARIGALPDTLPAPVIPALDWGTVTALAGPAATIAALAAIESLLSARVAASISDTGPYDADRELLGQGLASVCSGFFGGMPATGAIARTAVNIRSGGRTRLAAVTHALVLLGVVYLATGPVSRIPLAALAGVLMVTATRMVSLATLRSVIGSTRADTVVFFVTALITVSFDLIEAVAIGIAVASFFALRTLVKSSGVHREEIPGPIQEGDEHIAVFRLDGALFFAAAERVLDRVSAIRNVDVVIIRMSQLQVLDATGARVITDIVNALERRGITVLIKGIQERHLALVTKVGVLESLRHHKHLFDDLPPAVEHARSHVARARAARTAEHPSQDKAADTGQDPVHGRDAAATPGSTTVR, encoded by the coding sequence ATGAAGGCCCTGACCGCGGCACGGGCGCTCCTGCCCGGCCGGAGGGACTATGCGGATCTGCCCCGCACATGGAAAGGGGACCTCATCGCCGGGGTCACCGTCGGCATCGTCGCCCTCCCGCTGGCTCTGGCCTTCGGGGTCAGTTCCGGGGCCGGTGCAGCCAGCGGACTGATCACCGCCGTGATCGCCGGCATCGTCGCCGCCGTCTTCGGTGGTTCCAACATCCAGGTTTCCGGCCCGACCGGGGCGATGGTCGTCGTCCTGGGTCCCGTCATCGCCACACATGGCGCCGGGGCCCTTGCCGCGGTAGCCGTCCTCGCCGGGGTCATCGTCGTCGCCGCCGGTGTCCTCAAGCTCGGCCGGGTCGTGACGCTGCTGCCCTGGCCGGTGATCGAAGGATTCACCCTCGGGATCGCCATGATCATCTTCCTCCAGCAGGTCCCGGCCGCGTTCGGCGTCAAAGCCGGACCGAGCAGCAACGCCGCCGCCTCCGCCGTCCAGGGTCTCGTCACGGCATCCCCCGCCGCTCTCCTGGCCCCGCTGGCACTGGTGGCGCTGGTCGCCGTCATCATGATCGCCGCACCCCGGATCCACGCGCAGATCCCCGGCTCCCTGATCGCCATCATCATCGCCAGCATCGCAGCCCAGGTGCTGGACCTGCCGGTGGCCCGGATCGGCGCCCTGCCCGACACCCTGCCGGCCCCGGTCATCCCCGCCCTGGACTGGGGCACCGTGACTGCCCTGGCCGGGCCGGCCGCGACCATCGCCGCCCTCGCCGCGATCGAGTCACTGCTCTCGGCCCGCGTTGCCGCGTCGATCTCCGATACCGGCCCTTACGACGCCGACCGTGAACTCCTTGGCCAGGGCCTTGCCTCCGTCTGTTCCGGGTTCTTCGGCGGCATGCCCGCCACCGGCGCCATCGCCCGCACCGCCGTGAACATCCGCTCCGGCGGCCGGACCCGGCTCGCCGCCGTCACGCACGCCCTGGTGCTGCTGGGCGTCGTGTACCTGGCCACCGGCCCGGTCTCCCGGATCCCGCTCGCCGCCCTCGCCGGTGTCCTGATGGTCACTGCCACCCGCATGGTCTCCCTGGCCACGCTGCGCAGCGTCATCGGATCAACACGGGCCGACACGGTCGTTTTCTTCGTCACGGCCCTGATCACCGTGTCCTTCGACCTGATCGAGGCGGTGGCCATCGGCATCGCCGTCGCGTCCTTCTTCGCCCTGCGCACCCTGGTCAAGTCCAGCGGCGTGCACCGCGAAGAGATCCCCGGCCCCATTCAGGAAGGCGACGAGCACATCGCCGTGTTCCGGCTCGACGGGGCCCTGTTCTTCGCCGCGGCCGAACGCGTCCTGGACCGGGTCAGTGCGATCCGAAACGTCGATGTCGTCATCATCCGCATGTCCCAGCTCCAGGTCCTGGATGCAACCGGGGCCCGGGTCATCACCGACATCGTCAACGCCCTCGAACGCCGCGGCATCACCGTGCTGATCAAAGGCATCCAGGAACGCCACCTGGCCTTGGTCACCAAGGTCGGTGTGCTGGAATCCCTGCGCCACCACAAACACCTCTTCGATGATCTGCCGCCCGCCGTGGAACACGCCCGCAGCCACGTCGCCCGTGCCAGGGCCGCCCGTACCGCAGAACATCCCTCACAGGACAAGGCGGCCGACACCGGCCAGGACCCCGTCCATGGCCGGGACGCGGCAGCCACTCCCGGCAGTACCACGGTCCGATGA
- a CDS encoding cyclopropane-fatty-acyl-phospholipid synthase family protein, with protein sequence MSVDGMPLPAWKHARGRPGYPADAAVWNRWYAEADYGWSPASSSVRSELNGLAPGRALDLGAGDGRHAVWLAGRGWHVQAMDFSTEALAIGRERAFAEGVTDLITWSVADVTAHTPAPGSLDLVLAAFLHLPGADLEGTIARTSPGLAPGGLFLHIGHDPADPRESALGLRTAAVLHDSARVAAWARRAGLHVESAETRSRPVPGSRRPALDCVILARSPAAPAPAPSAPAQHSHREVPS encoded by the coding sequence ATGAGCGTGGACGGCATGCCGCTGCCGGCATGGAAGCACGCAAGGGGACGGCCCGGCTACCCCGCCGACGCCGCGGTCTGGAACCGCTGGTACGCCGAAGCCGATTACGGCTGGTCCCCGGCCAGCTCGTCCGTGCGCTCGGAACTCAACGGACTGGCCCCCGGACGGGCGCTGGACCTCGGGGCCGGGGACGGCCGCCACGCGGTGTGGCTGGCCGGCCGCGGCTGGCACGTGCAGGCCATGGATTTTTCCACCGAAGCCCTGGCCATCGGACGCGAACGCGCCTTCGCCGAGGGCGTCACGGACCTGATCACCTGGTCGGTAGCCGACGTCACCGCCCACACCCCCGCCCCGGGGAGCCTTGACCTGGTCTTGGCCGCCTTCCTTCACCTGCCCGGCGCGGACCTTGAGGGCACCATAGCCCGCACCTCCCCGGGCCTGGCCCCCGGCGGGCTCTTCCTGCACATCGGCCACGACCCGGCGGACCCCCGCGAAAGCGCCCTCGGACTACGGACCGCAGCCGTGCTGCACGACAGCGCCCGGGTGGCCGCCTGGGCCCGGCGGGCCGGCCTGCACGTTGAATCAGCCGAGACCCGGTCCCGGCCCGTCCCCGGTTCCCGCCGCCCCGCGCTGGACTGCGTCATTCTGGCCCGCAGCCCAGCCGCTCCGGCACCGGCCCCGTCCGCGCCCGCCCAACACTCTCATCGCGAGGTCCCCTCATGA